The Proteus sp. ZN5 genome includes the window TATCACAGGAGGCGAGCCTTGCTTATATGATTTACGCCCTTTAACAGAAGGGCTTGAACAAGCAGGTTTTGCCTGTCAAATAGAAACCAGTGGTACTCACGATATTTTATGTAGTGAGAAGACGTGGGTGACACTTTCCCCAAAAGTGGGCATGAAGGGGGGCTTTAAGGTATTAACCAGCGCAATTAATCGTGCTAATGAGATAAAACATCCTGTTGGACGTGAAAAAGATATTGAAGCGTTAGATGCCTTACTGACATTACGCACAGAGCACCCCGTACCTGTTGTTGCTTTACAACCTATTAGTTGTAAAGAGAGTGCGACGGCATTATGTATTAAAACCTGCATTGAGCGTAATTGGCGTTTCTCAATGCAAACGCATAAATATTTAAATATTGCGTGATCGTGTTTTTAATATAAAAAATCAGCCAATAGAGGCTGATTTTCTTTTAGGTGATAACGATTTAATGTTAAAACCGATTTACTCACCGCGATAAATACATCCTGCTGTACACGTCTCTTTCACCATCACCGCAGATAATAATGGCAATGACGGTTTTACTTGTTGCCAAATCCATTTTGCCAGTACTTCGCTGGTCGGATTTTCTAGGCCTTCAATTTCATTAAGATAGTAGTGATCTAGACGCTCAAGAGTAGGTTTAAATGCGGCTTTCACATCAGCAAAATCAATAAGCCAACCTGAATGTGCATCAACTTCACCTGTTAGCTCTAATCTAACAAGAAAGGAGTGCCCATGAAGACGTCCACATTTGTGGCCTTCAGGAACATGTGGCAAATGGTGGGCTGCTTCAAACTGAAAATCTTTAAAGATGGTGGTTGTCATCAAAACTCTCTTGACTTAATTAGTAAAAAAAAGACACAAATAGTACGAAGTCTACCAGTGTAGCCGATTTAGCGTATCACGCCTAATCTCCCTTAATCTTAATGGCTTATTATGTTCCTTTTTGCTTATTGATTATATTGGTAAAGGAAACCGATAAATAAATTTAGCATTTAAGGTTATTAGATAGAGCCAACAGGTCTTTAATTCATCTTCTAGTCGTGGGATACCCTCTCAATATTAGAAATATTATCAAAGAACAATAAAGCACAGATAAGTGCTTCGCTTTTTTAAGGCAGGATAAATGAGCAATCAACCTCCATTATTATCAATGCTTCCATTAACACCGGAACAATTGAATAAATTACAGGATGCAACAAAAGATCTCTCAACAGCGCAAATTGCGTGGTTATCTGGCTATTTGTGGGGACAGCTTAATCCTTCTGTTGTATCCGCATCGACAGTGGTTACCTCAGCACACGTACCAGAGCAGGAAACCATTACATTGATCTCTGCTTCTCAAACGGGTAATGCGCGTCATCTTGCTGAACAGTTACGAGATAATTTGGTTGCTCACAAATTGAATGTAGAACTATATTCCGCAGGTGAATATAAGTTTAAGCAGATCCATAAAACAACAACCTTGATCATCATTGCATCTACGCAAGGTGAAGGTGATCCCCCTGAAGAAGCAATCGCTTTTTATAAATATCTGAACTCTAAAAAAGCGGCTGAAATGAAAGGAACGTCTTATGCAGTATTGAGCTTAGGTGATACATCGTATGAGCATTTTTGTAAGGCAGGAAAAGACTTTGATGAGCGAATTGCACAACTGGGTGCAACACGTTTATTACCAAGAGTTGATGCTGATGTTGAATATCAAGCCGTTGCGGATGAATGGATAGAACAGCTTACAGAGATCTTAAAGGTAAGAGTTCCGACACAAAGTACGCAAGTCTTACAACAAACACAGTCAGGTACAACAGATACGATTGAGGCATCTATTTATCATCGAGATGTCCCTTTTACTGCCACATTATTGACTAATCAAAAAATTACAGGCAGAAATTCAGATAGAGATATTCGCCATATTGAAATCAGTCTTGATGGTTCTGGTTTGCAATACCAACCGGGTGATGCACTGGGAGTTTGGTTTAATAACTCCCCTGAAAAAGTTGATGAACTGATTGCTTTATTGTGGTTAAAAGGTGATGAACCTATCACGTTAAAATCTCAAACATTCACCTTAAAAGAAGCGTTACTGCATCATTGTGAACTAACTCAAAATAGCGCACCTATCGTAAAAGCTTATGCCCAATTGACGCGTCATGAAGATCTATTGTCATTGGTGGCTGATAAAACCAAGCTTCAGCAATATGCGGATAAACATCCTATTAATGAGATGGTACGCCAATATTGTGCTCAACCTACGGCACAAGATTTTGTTGATATTTTACGTCCACTGACTCCTCGCCTTTACTCTATTGCATCGTCACAACAAGAAGTCGAAGACGAAGTACACCTTACTTTAGGGGTTGTACGTTACGACGTTAACTCTCGTGCTTATACCGGTGGAGCCTCTGGCTTTTTAGCGGATAGCTTGAAAGAAGGCGATAGCATCAATGTTTTTATCGAAAAAAATGCGCATTTTCGCCTACCTGAAGATAACTCCGCGCCTGTCATTATGATTGGCCCAGGTACAGGCATCGCACCTTTTCGAGGTTTTATGCAACAGCGCGACAATGATGCTGCAACAGGTAAAAACTGGTTATTTTTTGGTAATCCTCATTTTGTAGAAGATTTTCTCTATCAAGTGGAATGGCAACGTTATGTCAAAAGCGGTCTGTTAACTCATATCGATTTAGCATGGTCACGAGATCAAACACATAAAATTTATGTACAAGATAAATTACGTGAACGTGGTAGTGAGATTTGGCAATGGTTACAGCAAGGCGCTTATCTTTATGTCTGTGGCGATGCATCACGAATGGCAAAAGATGTTGAACAGGCGTTGTTAGATATTGTGATGGAGTATGGCAATAAAAATATTGAAGAAGCAGATGAATACTTAAGTGAGCTACGCCTAGAACGGCGTTATCAGAGGGATGTCTATTAAATGAAATCACACACTCAAGCGCCCTTAGTAGTTGAAGGGAAACTGGCTGATAGTGAACGCATGAAAAAAGAGAGTCACTTTTTACGCGGCACTATTACGGAAGACTTACAAAATGGTTTAACGGGTGGTTTTGAAGGCGATAATTTTCTATTGATTCGCTTTCATGGCATGTATCAACAAGATGACAGAGATATTCGCGCTGAACGTGCGGAGCAAATGTTAGAACCTCGTCATGCAATGATGTTACGTTGCCGTTTGCCCGGAGGCATTATTTCGCCTAAACAGTGGCTTAGCATTGATAAGTTTGCGACTGAAAATACGCTTTATGGCAGTATTCGTATTACTAATCGTCAAACATTTCAATTCCACGGCATTTTAAAAGGCAATGTAAAACCCGCACATCAAATGCTGGTGGCAACAGGCCTGGATGCTTTAGCGACAGCGAACGATGTTAACCGTAACGTGTTATGTACTTCAAACCCAGTGCAATCTTCATTACACCAAGAAGCGTATGAGTGGGCGAAAAAAATATCAGAACATCTGTTACCTCGCACCCATGCTTATGCGGAAATTTGGTTAGATAAAGAGAAAGTAGCAACAACAGACGAAGAGCCTATTTTAGGGGAAACCTATTTACCGCGGAAATTTAAAACCTCGGTGGTGATCCCGCCTCACAATGATGTTGATCTTCATGCTAATGATATGAATTTTATTGCAATTGCTGAAAACGGGCATTTAGTTGGTTTTAACGTGCTTGTTGGGGGCGGTCTTGCAATGACGCATGGCGATAAAAATACCTTTCCTCGCTTAGCTAGTGAGTTTGGTTATATCCCTATTGAGAATACATTGGCAATTGCAGAAGCCATTGTGACGACTCAACGTGATTGGGGAAATCGAACTGAACGTAAAAATGCAAAAACAAAATATACACTGGAACGTGTTGGCATAGAGACATTTAAACAAGAGGTTGAACGCCGTTCTGGAGTGACTTTTGAGGCTATTCGACCTTATGAATTTACCCATCGAGGTGACCAAATCGGTTGGTTAAAAGGTGTTGATAATAAATGGCACCTAACTTTATTTATTGAAAGTGGGCGATTGATTGATACGCCTGATGCTCCATTAAAAACGGGCGTGGCGGAAATTGCCAAAATTCATCAGGGTGATTTCCGACTGACTGCCAATCAAAATTTGATTGTGGCGGGTGTACCAGAGAGTGAAAAAGCCAATATTGAAGCGATTGCTCGTCGATATGGTTTGATGAATAGCCAAGTTACACCACTGCGTGAACATGCGATGGCGTGCGTTTCTTTCCCAACTTGTCCATTAGCAATGGCGGAAGCTGAGCGCTTTTTGCCTTCATTCACCGATACCCTTGATAGTTTGATGACAAAACATGGTGTGAGTGAAGAGCATATTGTTGTGCGTGTAACGGGATGCCCGAATGGTTGTGGTCGGGCTATGTTGGCAGAAGTTGGGCTGGTGGGTAAAGCTCCAGATCGCTACAACTTGCATTTAGGGGGCAATCGTATTGGAACGCGTATTCCTAGAATGTATCGTGAAAATATTACCTCGCAAGAAATCATTGCAATACTGGATCCACTGATTGGTGAATGGGCGATTTCTCGTCATAACAATGAAGGTTTCGGTGATTTTCTTATCCGCACTGATGTTGTTAAACCTGTACTGAATTCAGCGATTGATTTTTATGAAGTGCAGGAGGCGGTATGAGTTTATTTCAGCTTGCTTCGCTAAAACAGTTACCAGTTGAAGAGCAAACACATGCTTTGAGTGAGATTAATCAACAGCTAGAGCAATTAAGCGCCATTGAACGGGTTATTTGGGCTTTAGAACATTTGCCTAAAGCCTATGTATTAAGCTCTAGTTTTGGTATTCAAGCTGCGGTATGTCTGCATTTAATCACTCGGCAATATCCTGATATTCCTGTGATTTTGACTGATACAGGTTACCTGTTTCCTGAAACCTATCAATTTATTGATACGTTGACTCAGCAGTTACAACTTAACTTAAAGGTCTATCGAGCTGAAATATCTTCATCTTGGCAAGAAGCGCGTTACGGTAAACTTTGGTTAGAAGGCATTGACGGTATTGAACGTTATAACCAAATAAACAAAGTAGAGCCGATGGAAAGGGCGTTAAAAACATTACAAGCTCAAACATGGTTTGCAGGTCTTCGCCGACAACAAGCTAAAAGCCGTGAACATTTACCAGTGCTTTCAATCGCAAAAGGGATCTTTAAATTTTTACCTATCGTTGATTGGGATAATAAGCAGGTCTATCAATATCTTAAAGAGAACGGTTTACCTTATCACCCTCTATGGGAGCAAGGTTATCTTTCTGTGGGAGATACTCATACAACCCGAAAATGGGAAGACGGTATGAGTGAAGAAGAAACACGATTTTTCGGCTTAAAACGTGAGTGTGGATTACACGAATAACGCCATTATCTACCAATAAATAATTTGGGGAATAGAGCTTATCTATTGCCCTTTTTGTCATTTATAAAATTATAACCAATTGAAAATACTTTATTTTCTCTTATTCCTTTCTGTTCCATCACATAGCTTTTTGTCATTTCATAACCTCTAAAACACCTTTTATAGTCGTTAGTTATAAAGTGAACAACGAAGGTGAAATACGCGTATGGATTACCTACCCTTATTTGTGGAATTAAAAGAACGCCCTGTGTTATTGGTTGGTGGTGGTCATGTTGCTGCGCGTAAAGCTTTGTTGTTGTTAAGAGCCGGCGCTCGCTTAAGAGTGGTTGCACCTCAGTTGTGTGATGAATTACACCTTGTTTATCAGCAAGATAAAATTGAATGGGTATCAGCAAAATATCAACCTGAACATCTATTAGGAATGATGCTTGTGATTGTAGCTACTGATGACAGTGGGCTTAATCAGCAAGTTTATCTTGATGCACAAGCACGACATATTTTTGTCAATGTCGTGGATTCACAACCTCAATGTTCATTTATCTTTCCTGCCATTATCGATAGAAACCCCATTTTGATTGCCATTTCATCGGCGGGAAAAGCACCTGTTTTAGTGCGAATGATCCGTGAAAAGTTAGAAGCCTTATTGCCAAGTTCATTAGGCACAATGGCGACAATAGCCGGAAAATGGCGCAACAAAGTGAAACAGCACTTAGAGACTTTTCAAGCTCGTTGTCGTTTTTGGGAGCAAGCTTTCAGCGGTAAATTTGCTTCTTTAGTGGCAAGCGATCAATTAGCACAAGCAGAAGCCTTGCTTGAACAACAATTGAAACAAAAAGAGAGCCAACAAGGCGAACTTGCATTAGTTGGGGCTGGTCCCGGTGATGCTGGGTTATTAACACTGCGCGGTTTACAGGTTATTCAACAAGCTGAAGTTGTGCTCTACGACAGCTTAGTGAGCCCTGAGGTTTTAGAGCTTGTTCGTCGTGATGCTGACACTATTTGTGTAGGTAAAAGAGTGGGACACCATAGTGTTTCTCAAGAAGAAACCAATGCACTTATCGTGAAATATGCACAACTCGGTAAACGCGTTGTGCGATTAAAAGGTGGCGATCCCTTTATTTTTGGACGTGGTGGTGAAGAAATTGAAGTTGCTATCGCGCATGGGATCTCTTTTCAAGTTGTTCCGGGGATCACGGCAGCAAGCGGAGCGAGTGCCTATGCAGGGATCCCGTTAACCCACCGACAATACGCTCAAAGTGTCACCTTTATGACAGGGCATTGTAAAGCCGATGGGATCGAACCGGATTGGGCATCGTTAGCGCAAGCTAATCACACTCTCGCTATTTATATGGGAACCACAAAAGCAGAGCTTATCAGCCAGCATTTAATCAAACTCGGACGTTCTCCATTAACGCCTATCGCGGTGATTAGTTGTGGCACTCGTCGCGATCAGCAAGTATTCACGGGAAATCTCACACAATTAGCGCAGTTAGCTGAAAAAGCACCGACTCCTGCCTTATTAATTGTGGGAGAAGTCGCTGCACTACATCACCAACTTGCGTGGTTTGGTGACAGACACACTCATCAATCCTTACCGTCACTCCATTCACCTTTGGTTCATTTTGCCTAAACGAGGTTGTTATGAATGAAACACAGTTAACCCATCTTCAGCAATTAGAAGCAGAAAGTATTTATATTCTGCGTGAAGTTGTCGCTGAATTTGAAAATCCCGTCATGCTTTATTCAATAGGCAAAGATTCCTCGGTGATGTTGCATTTAGCTCGCAAGGCGTTTTATCCCGCGAAATTACCTTTTCCTTTATTGCATGTTGACACGGGCTGGAAATTTCGAGAAATGTATGAATTTCGGGATAAAACGGCTAAAGAATATGGCTTTGATCTTAAGGTTTATCGAAATCCACAAGGTGCAGAGCTTGGTATTAATCCGTTTATTCATGGCAGTGCAAAACACACGGATATCATGAAAACAGAAGGGCTAAAGCAAGCCTTAGATAAATATGGTTTTGATGCAGCATTTGGTGGTGCGCGCCGTGATGAAGAAAAATCACGAGCCAAAGAGCGTATTTATTCGTTTAGAGATAGAAAGCATCGCTGGGATCCGAAAAACCAACGCCCCGAATTATGGAAAAACTATAACGGACAAATTAATAAAGGTGAAAGTATTCGTGTATTTCCGTTATCTAATTGGACAGAACTCGATATTTGGCAATATATCTATTTAGAAAAGATCGACATTGTTCCACTCTATTTTGCGAAAAATAGACCGGTTATTGAACGTGATGGCACCTTAATTATGGTTGATGACGACAGAATTGATCTAAAACCAGGTGAGGTTATTGCACAGCAAAAAGTAAGATTTAGAACCTTGGGATGTTGGCCATTAACAGGGGCAATTCCTTCACAAGCAGAAACACTACCCGCCATTATTGAAGAAATGCTGATTTCCACCAGCAGTGAACGACAAGGGCGTTTAATTGACAGTGATCAGTCGGCATCGATGGAACTGAAAAAACGCCAAGGTTATTTTTAATTGGAGGAAATATGGGACTTTTAGCTATAAAAACGAATCAACTTGTCGCGGGTGAAATCGCACAACAGGGCGGTGTAGAGCGCTATCTCAAGACTCAACAGAATAAAGGATTACTGAGATTTCTAACCTGTGGCAATGTCGATGATGGAAAAAGCACATTAATAGGACGTTTACTTCATGACACAAGGCAGATCTATGAAGATCAGCTTTCTACATTACAAAATGAAAGTAAAAAGATCGGCACTCAAGGTGAAAAGCTCGATCTTGCTTTGCTGGTGGATGGATTGGCAGCAGAAAGAGAACAAGGGATCACTATTGATGTTGCTTATCGCTATTTTTCAACTTCAAAGCGTAAGTTTATTATTGCTGACACACCGGGACATGCTCAATATACCCGCAATATGGCGACAGGTGCATCAACCAGTACGCTTTCTATTCTGCTGATCGATGCTCGAAAAGGTGTACAAGAACAAACACTGCGACACAGTTTTATCAGCACACTTCTTGGGATCCGCCATTTAATCGTTGCAATTAATAAAATGGATCTGGTGGATTATCAGCAAGCAACCTTTAATTCGATCCAACAAGATTATCTTCATTTTGCCGATCAGCTTCCAACGGATCTGACCATTGAGTTTGTTCCTATTTCTGCCCTTGATGGTGACAATGTGGTTTCTTCCTCATTGAATATGCCTTGGTATCAAGGAAAAACGTTGCTTTCATTATTGGAAGATGCGCCAGTTAAATTAGGTTCAGACGCGCAATCACTGCGTTTCCCTGTGCAATATGTCAATCGTCCAGATTTAGACTTTAGAGGATACAGCGGTACGGTGTCTTCTGGCGTACTTTATCAAGGGCAACAAATCAAGATATTACCTTCAGGAAAACACACAACAATTAAGCGTATTGTCACTTTTGATGGAGATTTAACACAAGCTAAAGCGGGGCAAGCTATTACACTTGTTTTAGCTGATGAAATTGATATTAGTCGTGGGGATATTATCGTTGATGATAACGATACAACTGCCAATATTAGTACTCATGCATTAATTGACGTGGTGTGGATGTCAGAGCAACCTTTAGTACAAGGGCATACTTTAGATATCAAGATCGCAGGCAAAAAAAGCCGTGCCAAAATAGAGAATATTCATTATCAAGTGGATGTGAATAAGCTCACCCAACAAGTAACAGATAACTTAAGTTTAAACGCAATTGGTAGTGTTGAAGTTTCATTTGAAGAGCCACTGGTGTTGGATAACTATCAAGCCAATGCTGACACTGGCGGGCTTATTTTTATTGATCGGTTAAGCAATGTCACTGTTGGAGCTGGACTTATTCGAGAAATAAGAGATAACGCGATACAAACGACGACGCAATATGATGCTTTTGAAGTCGAGTTAAACCAACTTATCCGTCGCCATTTTCCCCATTGGGGGGCAAGAGATCTTCTTGGAGGAAAATAGTGATGATAAGCAACGATATTGTTTGGCATCCTCATAGAATTGGACGAAGTGAACGTGAATTACAACAAGCACACAAAGGATGTGTGCTTTGGTTTACAGGTTTATCTGGCTCAGGCAAGTCCACACTTGCTGATGCACTAGAACAAACGCTTTATCAGCATTCACAAAAGCACTCACTCATTCATACCTATCTATTAGATGGCGATAACTTACGTCATGGATTATGTGGTGATCTCGGATTTAGTGCTGAAGATAGGCACGAAAATATTCGCCGTGTGGGTGAAGTGGCTAAATTGATGGTAGATGCGGGACTGATTGTCTTAACGGCTTTCATCTCACCTTACCAAAAAGACAGACAACAAGTTAGAGATCGTTTTGAGCAAGGGAGATTTATTGAGATCTTCGTTGATACGCCACTTTCTATTTGTGAAGCCCGTGATCCGAAAGGGCTTTATCAAAAAGCAAGACGAGGTGAGATAAAGCAATTTTCAGGCATAGATTCGCCTTATGAGCCGCCCATTGATCCAGAATTACATTTAGACGGCACACTTCCTATAAATACCCTTATCCAACAGATCCTCACATACTTACGGCAAAGGAAAATTTATTGCTAATTTTATAATGACTTTGAATTATCTCTACATAAACACCCCATAAAAGGGAGATGTTTGTAGAGATAATGTATGTATTTAGAGCAAAACATGCGTATTACGTCATGCTATTTCAAATGCGATTCACGCGTTAATTAAGAGCCCATTTATTTATAAA containing:
- the cysG gene encoding siroheme synthase CysG; the protein is MDYLPLFVELKERPVLLVGGGHVAARKALLLLRAGARLRVVAPQLCDELHLVYQQDKIEWVSAKYQPEHLLGMMLVIVATDDSGLNQQVYLDAQARHIFVNVVDSQPQCSFIFPAIIDRNPILIAISSAGKAPVLVRMIREKLEALLPSSLGTMATIAGKWRNKVKQHLETFQARCRFWEQAFSGKFASLVASDQLAQAEALLEQQLKQKESQQGELALVGAGPGDAGLLTLRGLQVIQQAEVVLYDSLVSPEVLELVRRDADTICVGKRVGHHSVSQEETNALIVKYAQLGKRVVRLKGGDPFIFGRGGEEIEVAIAHGISFQVVPGITAASGASAYAGIPLTHRQYAQSVTFMTGHCKADGIEPDWASLAQANHTLAIYMGTTKAELISQHLIKLGRSPLTPIAVISCGTRRDQQVFTGNLTQLAQLAEKAPTPALLIVGEVAALHHQLAWFGDRHTHQSLPSLHSPLVHFA
- the cysI gene encoding assimilatory sulfite reductase (NADPH) hemoprotein subunit gives rise to the protein MKSHTQAPLVVEGKLADSERMKKESHFLRGTITEDLQNGLTGGFEGDNFLLIRFHGMYQQDDRDIRAERAEQMLEPRHAMMLRCRLPGGIISPKQWLSIDKFATENTLYGSIRITNRQTFQFHGILKGNVKPAHQMLVATGLDALATANDVNRNVLCTSNPVQSSLHQEAYEWAKKISEHLLPRTHAYAEIWLDKEKVATTDEEPILGETYLPRKFKTSVVIPPHNDVDLHANDMNFIAIAENGHLVGFNVLVGGGLAMTHGDKNTFPRLASEFGYIPIENTLAIAEAIVTTQRDWGNRTERKNAKTKYTLERVGIETFKQEVERRSGVTFEAIRPYEFTHRGDQIGWLKGVDNKWHLTLFIESGRLIDTPDAPLKTGVAEIAKIHQGDFRLTANQNLIVAGVPESEKANIEAIARRYGLMNSQVTPLREHAMACVSFPTCPLAMAEAERFLPSFTDTLDSLMTKHGVSEEHIVVRVTGCPNGCGRAMLAEVGLVGKAPDRYNLHLGGNRIGTRIPRMYRENITSQEIIAILDPLIGEWAISRHNNEGFGDFLIRTDVVKPVLNSAIDFYEVQEAV
- the queE gene encoding 7-carboxy-7-deazaguanine synthase QueE; amino-acid sequence: MQYPINEVFQTLQGEGVFTGVPALFVRLQGCPVGCSWCDTKHTWEKEDEKKVPLGDIPIKTQESDTWGEASVAQILSLFQQQGYSAKHVVITGGEPCLYDLRPLTEGLEQAGFACQIETSGTHDILCSEKTWVTLSPKVGMKGGFKVLTSAINRANEIKHPVGREKDIEALDALLTLRTEHPVPVVALQPISCKESATALCIKTCIERNWRFSMQTHKYLNIA
- the cysD gene encoding sulfate adenylyltransferase subunit CysD, which encodes MNETQLTHLQQLEAESIYILREVVAEFENPVMLYSIGKDSSVMLHLARKAFYPAKLPFPLLHVDTGWKFREMYEFRDKTAKEYGFDLKVYRNPQGAELGINPFIHGSAKHTDIMKTEGLKQALDKYGFDAAFGGARRDEEKSRAKERIYSFRDRKHRWDPKNQRPELWKNYNGQINKGESIRVFPLSNWTELDIWQYIYLEKIDIVPLYFAKNRPVIERDGTLIMVDDDRIDLKPGEVIAQQKVRFRTLGCWPLTGAIPSQAETLPAIIEEMLISTSSERQGRLIDSDQSASMELKKRQGYF
- a CDS encoding phosphoadenylyl-sulfate reductase, which codes for MSLFQLASLKQLPVEEQTHALSEINQQLEQLSAIERVIWALEHLPKAYVLSSSFGIQAAVCLHLITRQYPDIPVILTDTGYLFPETYQFIDTLTQQLQLNLKVYRAEISSSWQEARYGKLWLEGIDGIERYNQINKVEPMERALKTLQAQTWFAGLRRQQAKSREHLPVLSIAKGIFKFLPIVDWDNKQVYQYLKENGLPYHPLWEQGYLSVGDTHTTRKWEDGMSEEETRFFGLKRECGLHE
- the cysJ gene encoding NADPH-dependent assimilatory sulfite reductase flavoprotein subunit translates to MSNQPPLLSMLPLTPEQLNKLQDATKDLSTAQIAWLSGYLWGQLNPSVVSASTVVTSAHVPEQETITLISASQTGNARHLAEQLRDNLVAHKLNVELYSAGEYKFKQIHKTTTLIIIASTQGEGDPPEEAIAFYKYLNSKKAAEMKGTSYAVLSLGDTSYEHFCKAGKDFDERIAQLGATRLLPRVDADVEYQAVADEWIEQLTEILKVRVPTQSTQVLQQTQSGTTDTIEASIYHRDVPFTATLLTNQKITGRNSDRDIRHIEISLDGSGLQYQPGDALGVWFNNSPEKVDELIALLWLKGDEPITLKSQTFTLKEALLHHCELTQNSAPIVKAYAQLTRHEDLLSLVADKTKLQQYADKHPINEMVRQYCAQPTAQDFVDILRPLTPRLYSIASSQQEVEDEVHLTLGVVRYDVNSRAYTGGASGFLADSLKEGDSINVFIEKNAHFRLPEDNSAPVIMIGPGTGIAPFRGFMQQRDNDAATGKNWLFFGNPHFVEDFLYQVEWQRYVKSGLLTHIDLAWSRDQTHKIYVQDKLRERGSEIWQWLQQGAYLYVCGDASRMAKDVEQALLDIVMEYGNKNIEEADEYLSELRLERRYQRDVY
- the cysC gene encoding adenylyl-sulfate kinase yields the protein MMISNDIVWHPHRIGRSERELQQAHKGCVLWFTGLSGSGKSTLADALEQTLYQHSQKHSLIHTYLLDGDNLRHGLCGDLGFSAEDRHENIRRVGEVAKLMVDAGLIVLTAFISPYQKDRQQVRDRFEQGRFIEIFVDTPLSICEARDPKGLYQKARRGEIKQFSGIDSPYEPPIDPELHLDGTLPINTLIQQILTYLRQRKIYC
- the cysN gene encoding sulfate adenylyltransferase subunit CysN: MGLLAIKTNQLVAGEIAQQGGVERYLKTQQNKGLLRFLTCGNVDDGKSTLIGRLLHDTRQIYEDQLSTLQNESKKIGTQGEKLDLALLVDGLAAEREQGITIDVAYRYFSTSKRKFIIADTPGHAQYTRNMATGASTSTLSILLIDARKGVQEQTLRHSFISTLLGIRHLIVAINKMDLVDYQQATFNSIQQDYLHFADQLPTDLTIEFVPISALDGDNVVSSSLNMPWYQGKTLLSLLEDAPVKLGSDAQSLRFPVQYVNRPDLDFRGYSGTVSSGVLYQGQQIKILPSGKHTTIKRIVTFDGDLTQAKAGQAITLVLADEIDISRGDIIVDDNDTTANISTHALIDVVWMSEQPLVQGHTLDIKIAGKKSRAKIENIHYQVDVNKLTQQVTDNLSLNAIGSVEVSFEEPLVLDNYQANADTGGLIFIDRLSNVTVGAGLIREIRDNAIQTTTQYDAFEVELNQLIRRHFPHWGARDLLGGK
- the queD gene encoding 6-carboxytetrahydropterin synthase QueD, whose translation is MMTTTIFKDFQFEAAHHLPHVPEGHKCGRLHGHSFLVRLELTGEVDAHSGWLIDFADVKAAFKPTLERLDHYYLNEIEGLENPTSEVLAKWIWQQVKPSLPLLSAVMVKETCTAGCIYRGE